The following proteins are co-located in the Equus caballus isolate H_3958 breed thoroughbred chromosome 15, TB-T2T, whole genome shotgun sequence genome:
- the LOC106781220 gene encoding ATP-binding cassette sub-family D member 2 isoform X2: MTHMLNAAAGRVKWTRSSAAKRAACLVAAAYALKTLYPIISKRLKQSGHRKRKEAAYPTAENREILHYTETTCKNSSPGVNADVFKQLLELRKILFPNLVTTETGWLCLHSVALISRTFLSIYVAGLDGNIVKSIVEKKPRTFIVKLLKWLMIAIPATSVNSAIRYLECKLAFIIKLLKWLMIAIPATSVNSAIRYLECKLAFIIKLLKWLMIAIPATSVNSAIRYLECKLAFIIKLLKWLMIAIPAASVNSAIRYLECKLAFIIKLLKWLMIAIPAASVNSAIRYLECKLAFIIKLLKWLMIAIPAASVNSAIRYLECKLALAFRTRLVDHAYETCFTNQTSYKVINMDGRLANPDQSLTEDIMMFSQSVAHLYSNLTKPILDVILTSYTLIQTAPSRGASPIGPTLLAGLVVYATAKVLKACSPKFGKLVAEEAHRKGYLRYVHSRIIANVEEIAFYRGHKVEMKQLQKSYKALADQMNLNLSKRLWYIMIEQCLTKYVWSSSGLIMVAVPIITATGFADGDLEDGPKQAMVSERTEAFTTARTLLASGADAIERIMSSYKEITELAGYTARVYNMFWVFDEVKRGIYKRTAVMQESENHSKNGANIELSLSDTLEIKGEVIDVDHGIICENVPIPTPKGEVAASRLNFK; the protein is encoded by the exons ATGACACATATGCTAAATGCAGCAGCTGGTCGAGTGAAATGGACCAGATCGAGCGCTGCTAAAAGGGCTGCCTGCCTGGTGGCTGCGGCATATGCTCTGAAAACCCTCTATCCCATCATTAGCAAGCGTTTAAAGCAATCtggccacaggaagagaaaagaagcagcttacccgactgcagagaacagagaaatactgCATTACACCGAGACCACTTGTAAAAATTCTTCGCCTGGAGTGAATGCAGATGTTTTCAAACAGCTACTAGAACTTCggaaaattctctttccaaatcTTGTGACCACTGAAACAGGGTGGCTCTGCCTCCACTCGGTGGCTCTGATCTCGAGAACATTTCTGTCTATCTATGTGGCTGGTCTGGATGGAAACATCGTGAAAAGCATTGTGGAAAAGAAGCCTCGGACTTTCATCgtcaaattactcaagtggcttatgattgccatccctgctacctctgtgaacagtgcgataaggtacctggagtgcaaactggctttcatcatcaaattactcaagtggcttatgattgccatccctgctacctctgtgaacagtgcgataaggtacctggagtgcaaactggctttcatcatcaaattactcaagtggcttatgattgccatccctgctacctctgtgaacagtgcgataaggtacctggagtgcaaactggctttcatcatcaaattactcaagtggcttatgattgccatccctgctgcctctgtgaacagtgcaataaggtacctggagtgcaaactggctttcatcatcaaattactcaagtggcttatgattgccatccctgctgcctctgtgaacagtgcgataaggtacctggagtgcaaactggctttcatcatcaaattactcaagtggcttatgattgccatccctgctgcctctgtgaacagtgcgataaggtacctggagtgcaaactggctttggcCTTCAGAACTCGCCTAGTAGACCATGCCTATGAAACCTGTTTTACAAATCAGACTTCTTATAAGGTGATCAATATGGATGGGAGGCTGGCAAACCCTGACCAGTCTCTTACTGAGGATATTATGatgttctcccaatctgtggctcacTTGTATTCTAATCTGACCAAACCTATTTTAGATGTAATCCTGACCTCCTATACGCTCATCCAGACTGCTCCATCCAGAGGAGCTAGCCCAATTGGGCCCACCCTATTAGCAGGGCTTGTGGTATATGCCACTGCTAAAGTGCTGAAAGCCTGCTctcccaaatttggtaaattggTGGCTGAAGAAGCTCATAGAAAAGGCTATTTGCGGTATGTGCACTCCAGAATTATAGCCAATGTTGAAGAAATTGCCTTTTACAGAGGACATAAG gtggaaatgaagcaactccagaaaagttacaaagcttTAGCCGATCAGATGAACCTCAATTTATCCAAACGTTTGTGGTACATCATGATAGAGCAGTGCTTGACGAAGTATGTTTGGAGCAGCAGTGGACTGATTATGGTGGCTGTACCTATTATCACTGCAACTGGCTTTGCAGATGGTG ATCTAGAGGATGGCCCCAAACAAGCTATGGTTAGTGAACGGACAGAAGCCTTTACTACTGCTCGAACTTTATTGGCCTCTGGAGCTGATGCTATTGAAAGGATTATGTCTTCATACAAAGAG aTCACTGAATTAGCAGGCTATACTGCTCGAGTGTACAATATGTTTTGGGTCTTTGATGAAGTGAAAAGAGGCATTTATAAGAGAACTGCTGTCATGCAAGAGTCTGAAAACCATAGCAAGAATGGAGCTAACATAGAATTATCCCTCAGTGATACGTTGGAAATCAAAG GAGAAGTTATTGATGTGGATCATGGAATTATTTGCGAAAATGTTCCCATACCTACACCAAAGGGAGAAGTTGCGGCTTCCAGGCTAAACTTCAAA tga
- the LOC106781220 gene encoding ATP-binding cassette sub-family D member 2 isoform X1, whose translation MTHMLNAAAGRVKWTRSSAAKRAACLVAAAYALKTLYPIISKRLKQSGHRKRKEAAYPTAENREILHYTETTCKNSSPGVNADVFKQLLELRKILFPNLVTTETGWLCLHSVALISRTFLSIYVAGLDGNIVKSIVEKKPRTFIVKLLKWLMIAIPATSVNSAIRYLECKLAFIIKLLKWLMIAIPATSVNSAIRYLECKLAFIIKLLKWLMIAIPATSVNSAIRYLECKLAFIIKLLKWLMIAIPAASVNSAIRYLECKLAFIIKLLKWLMIAIPAASVNSAIRYLECKLAFIIKLLKWLMIAIPAASVNSAIRYLECKLALAFRTRLVDHAYETCFTNQTSYKVINMDGRLANPDQSLTEDIMMFSQSVAHLYSNLTKPILDVILTSYTLIQTAPSRGASPIGPTLLAGLVVYATAKVLKACSPKFGKLVAEEAHRKGYLRYVHSRIIANVEEIAFYRGHKVEMKQLQKSYKALADQMNLNLSKRLWYIMIEQCLTKYVWSSSGLIMVAVPIITATGFADGDLEDGPKQAMVSERTEAFTTARTLLASGADAIERIMSSYKEITELAGYTARVYNMFWVFDEVKRGIYKRTAVMQESENHSKNGANIELSLSDTLEIKGEVIDVDHGIICENVPIPTPKGEVAASRLNFKNLSLLQNRHRGRTLSSWSSELSGNDGV comes from the exons ATGACACATATGCTAAATGCAGCAGCTGGTCGAGTGAAATGGACCAGATCGAGCGCTGCTAAAAGGGCTGCCTGCCTGGTGGCTGCGGCATATGCTCTGAAAACCCTCTATCCCATCATTAGCAAGCGTTTAAAGCAATCtggccacaggaagagaaaagaagcagcttacccgactgcagagaacagagaaatactgCATTACACCGAGACCACTTGTAAAAATTCTTCGCCTGGAGTGAATGCAGATGTTTTCAAACAGCTACTAGAACTTCggaaaattctctttccaaatcTTGTGACCACTGAAACAGGGTGGCTCTGCCTCCACTCGGTGGCTCTGATCTCGAGAACATTTCTGTCTATCTATGTGGCTGGTCTGGATGGAAACATCGTGAAAAGCATTGTGGAAAAGAAGCCTCGGACTTTCATCgtcaaattactcaagtggcttatgattgccatccctgctacctctgtgaacagtgcgataaggtacctggagtgcaaactggctttcatcatcaaattactcaagtggcttatgattgccatccctgctacctctgtgaacagtgcgataaggtacctggagtgcaaactggctttcatcatcaaattactcaagtggcttatgattgccatccctgctacctctgtgaacagtgcgataaggtacctggagtgcaaactggctttcatcatcaaattactcaagtggcttatgattgccatccctgctgcctctgtgaacagtgcaataaggtacctggagtgcaaactggctttcatcatcaaattactcaagtggcttatgattgccatccctgctgcctctgtgaacagtgcgataaggtacctggagtgcaaactggctttcatcatcaaattactcaagtggcttatgattgccatccctgctgcctctgtgaacagtgcgataaggtacctggagtgcaaactggctttggcCTTCAGAACTCGCCTAGTAGACCATGCCTATGAAACCTGTTTTACAAATCAGACTTCTTATAAGGTGATCAATATGGATGGGAGGCTGGCAAACCCTGACCAGTCTCTTACTGAGGATATTATGatgttctcccaatctgtggctcacTTGTATTCTAATCTGACCAAACCTATTTTAGATGTAATCCTGACCTCCTATACGCTCATCCAGACTGCTCCATCCAGAGGAGCTAGCCCAATTGGGCCCACCCTATTAGCAGGGCTTGTGGTATATGCCACTGCTAAAGTGCTGAAAGCCTGCTctcccaaatttggtaaattggTGGCTGAAGAAGCTCATAGAAAAGGCTATTTGCGGTATGTGCACTCCAGAATTATAGCCAATGTTGAAGAAATTGCCTTTTACAGAGGACATAAG gtggaaatgaagcaactccagaaaagttacaaagcttTAGCCGATCAGATGAACCTCAATTTATCCAAACGTTTGTGGTACATCATGATAGAGCAGTGCTTGACGAAGTATGTTTGGAGCAGCAGTGGACTGATTATGGTGGCTGTACCTATTATCACTGCAACTGGCTTTGCAGATGGTG ATCTAGAGGATGGCCCCAAACAAGCTATGGTTAGTGAACGGACAGAAGCCTTTACTACTGCTCGAACTTTATTGGCCTCTGGAGCTGATGCTATTGAAAGGATTATGTCTTCATACAAAGAG aTCACTGAATTAGCAGGCTATACTGCTCGAGTGTACAATATGTTTTGGGTCTTTGATGAAGTGAAAAGAGGCATTTATAAGAGAACTGCTGTCATGCAAGAGTCTGAAAACCATAGCAAGAATGGAGCTAACATAGAATTATCCCTCAGTGATACGTTGGAAATCAAAG GAGAAGTTATTGATGTGGATCATGGAATTATTTGCGAAAATGTTCCCATACCTACACCAAAGGGAGAAGTTGCGGCTTCCAGGCTAAACTTCAAA